DNA sequence from the Candidatus Binatota bacterium genome:
GAGATCAGCCTCGGCGCGGCCCACAGCCGTGGCCTGGGCACCGGCCTCGTGCAGCAACTCGCACACGCGCGAGCCAATGAAGCCCTTGCCGCCTGTGACAAGTGTGCGGGTTGCGGTCAGGTCGGTCATGATGACTGCAAAATGGCACGGGGATGGAGCTCAGTACACGGGCGAGGGGATAGCGCTTCGGCGGTGGCGCCCGCCCGAAAACCCGACGCTCTGCACAGAACGTGACGCGCTGCGCACCATTACACCCTGCGGTTTGACTGCCACCACTTCAAAGCGGTAGATTCATTATAGTCATGTTCAGGCCGGGTGGGTCAGTCGCGTTAATAGCGCCGCCAGCCACGGCAAACCAGGGAGTAATCGGGTATGAAAACAGCACTTGTATGCGGCGCGGGCGGCTTCATCGGCCACCACCTGGCCAACAAGCTCAAGGGTGAGGGCTACTGGGTACGCGGCGTCGACATCAAGAACCCCGAGTTTTCGGCGCCCGACACCGACGAATTCCTGGTTCTGGACCTCAGGGAAGCAGCCGCCTGCAAGCAGGCCCTCGCCGCGCCCGGCGGTAGCACCTTCGACGAGGTCTACCAGCTCGCGGCCGACATGGGTGGCATGGGGTTCATCCACAGCGCCGAGTGCGAAATCATGACCAACAGCGCCCTTATAAACATACACATGGTCAACGAGGCGGCTGATGCCGGCGTGGGCCGTTACTTCTTCTCTTCATCGGCCTGCGTCTACCGCGACCAGGCAATAGGCGAGTCATACATAAGCGAGGATGACGCCTACCCCGCCCTGCCCGACAACGAATACGGCTGGGAAAAGCTGGTCGCCGAGCGCATGGCACAGTCGTTCTCGCGCACCCGCGGGCTCGACGTTCGTATTGCCCGCTTCCAGAACTGCTTCGGCCCGCAAGGCACCTGGGAAGGTGGGCGTGAGAAAGCCCCAGCCGCCATCTGCCGCAAGGTGGCCATGATAGAGGACGGTGGCGAGATCGAAGTCTGGGGCGACGGCAGCGCGCTCAGGGTCTACACCTACATCGACGACCTGTGCGACGGCATCTACACACTGATGCAGTCAGACATCACCGAACCCACCAACGTGGGCAGCACCGAGCTCACGACGGTGAACGAACTGGTAGCAACGGTTGCCTCGGTGGCCGGTAAAACGGTGAAGGTAAAACACATAGACGGGCCCGTTGGCGTGCAAGCCAGGTACCACGAGATTGACCGCCTTATGGCCACCGGTTGGAAGCCCAGGTGGACGGTAGAAAAAGGCATCCGCGAGACTTACCCATGGATAGAAGAGCAGGTTAAGGCTGCCAGGTTGAGGAAGGTTGGGTAGCAGGGGCCCGCTTTTATGC
Encoded proteins:
- a CDS encoding NAD-dependent epimerase/dehydratase family protein, translating into MKTALVCGAGGFIGHHLANKLKGEGYWVRGVDIKNPEFSAPDTDEFLVLDLREAAACKQALAAPGGSTFDEVYQLAADMGGMGFIHSAECEIMTNSALINIHMVNEAADAGVGRYFFSSSACVYRDQAIGESYISEDDAYPALPDNEYGWEKLVAERMAQSFSRTRGLDVRIARFQNCFGPQGTWEGGREKAPAAICRKVAMIEDGGEIEVWGDGSALRVYTYIDDLCDGIYTLMQSDITEPTNVGSTELTTVNELVATVASVAGKTVKVKHIDGPVGVQARYHEIDRLMATGWKPRWTVEKGIRETYPWIEEQVKAARLRKVG